From Oryza sativa Japonica Group chromosome 4, ASM3414082v1, one genomic window encodes:
- the LOC4336755 gene encoding mechanosensitive ion channel protein 1, mitochondrial, translating to MSMIAATLRRSSRVTGSQNIMEICLGPCVSSGASSRWFSSCTKHSNTSILNQIKAVDRYSPVNGMSMISRVPLSAHMDTNWLSTSNPRFNALPGFLGASSICRAYSSDTGIKAEVPQNTVSNVPSTETVALGTSDGGSSWIDIFDNARKCTLDATTDAGKKVKELTDAITPHVQQFFDANPNLEKVVVPLGGTIFGTMMAWFVMPIVLRRIHKYSIQSPISALLGSSTKNDVSYETSLWSALEDPAKYLITFMAFSEMAGFTAPSISAYLPQAWRGAIVLSFVWFLHRWKTNFITKVAASSIDQTRLSAFDKISSLGLIALGVMALAEACGVAAQSILTVGGVGGVATAFAARDVLGNMLSGFSLQFSSPFKAGEYIKAGSIEGKVIEIGLTSTELMNPEQLPVTVPNSLFSSQVIVNRSRAKWRSNVTKIPIRIEDIEKVPAISEEIKVMLRSNPKVVLDSEAPAPYCYLSRLESSYGELTIGCNLTKMTKDEWLSTTQGILLEAAKIIKLHGVELGSTTQCC from the exons ATGTCTATGATAGCAGCAACTCTTCGTCGATCGTCTAGAGTAACTGGTAGTCAGAATATCATGGAGATATGTCTTGGACCTTGTGTATCTTCTGGTGCTTCTTCAAGGTGGTTCAGCAGCTGTACTAAGCACTCAAACACTTCCATACTTAACCAGATCAAGGCAGTTGATCGGTATTCTCCAGTTAATGGTATGTCAATGATCAGTAGGGTGCCTCTTTCAGCTCATATGGACACAAACTGGTTGTCTACTTCAAATCCCAGATTTAATGCACTGCCAGGATTCTTAGGTGCTTCAAGCATCTGCCGAGCATACTCCTCAGACACTGGGATTAAGGCAGAAGTTCCACAGAATACTGTCTCAAATGTACCTTCCACAGAAACCGTTGCGCTTGGAACATCTGATGGTGGTAGTTCTTGGATTGATATCTTCGACAATGCTCGCAAGTGTACTCTAGATGCTACCACTGATGCAGGCAAGAAAGTTAAGGAGCTGACTGATGCAATTACACCTCATGTACAACAGTTCTTTGATGCAAATCCAAACCTAGAAAAGGTTGTGGTTCCACTTGGCGGGACAATCTTTGGTACAATGATGGCTTGGTTTGTCATGCCTATCGTTTTAAGGAGGATTCACAAGTATTCGATACAGAGTCCTATATCAGCACTTTTGGGGAGCTCAACAAAGAATGATGTCTCGTATGAAACTAGCCTCTGGAGTGCATTGGAGGATCCTGCGAAATACCTTATCACATTTATGGCATTTTCAGAAAT GGCTGGATTCACCGCACCAAGCATATCAGCTTATCTTCCACAGGCATGGAGGGGTGCAATTGTTCTCTCTTTTGTCTGGTTCCTTCATAGGTGGAAAACAAACTTCATCACTAAAGTTGCTGCCTCAAGTATTGATCAAACCAGGTTGTCAGCATTTGATAAGATCTCGTCATTAGGACTGATTGCACTTGGAGTAATGGCTCTTGCAGAGGCTTGTGGTGTAGCTGCTCAGTCAATACTAACTGTTGGTGGTGTGGGAG GTGTTGCTACTGCCTTTGCTGCTCGGGATGTCCTTGGTAACATGCTCAGTGGGTTCTCCTTACAGTTTTCTAGTCCATTCAAAGCTGGAGAATACATAAAG GCTGGGTCAATAGAAGGCAAGGTGATTGAAATAGGACTGACTTCTACGGAATTGATGAATCCAGAACAACTTCCTGTCACTGTACCCAACTCTCTGTTCTCCAGCCAG GTGATAGTGAACAGATCACGAGCTAAATGGCGATCCAATGTGACAAAGATTCCTATTAGAATTGAGGATATTGAAAAGGTTCCTGCCATATCAGAGGAGATAAAAGTTATGTTAAGGTCCAACCCAAAGGTTGTCTTAGACTCAGAAGCACCAGCTCCTTATTGTTATCTTTCAAGATTGGAAAGTTCATATGGAGAGCTCACCATTGGATGCAACCTCACGAAAATG ACAAAGGATGAGTGGCTGTCTACAACACAAGGCATTCTTCTGGAGGCTGCTAAGATTATCAAGTTACATGGCGTTGAACTGGGAAGCACCACGCAGTGCTGCTGA